DNA from Anser cygnoides isolate HZ-2024a breed goose chromosome 32, Taihu_goose_T2T_genome, whole genome shotgun sequence:
CCGGCCCAAAAtcacctccccccccaaaaaaacgcGCCCCCTCCAAAaaaccccccgcccccctcacCCTCGGCGCTGCGGATGGCGTAGACGTCGATGGCGGGGTCGAACTCCCCGGGCGCGGGGGGCGGTGGCAGTTGAAGTAGGCGCCGATGCCCTCGGGGGAGGTCCCGTAGGACCCCGCTGCGCCCCCCGCCCTCgtccgcccccccccgccgcccgcccctcccccttcttcttcctcctccccgtcctcctcttcctcgggCCGCCCGGCCTCGTGGATGCCCAGCAGGAGGCTGTAGTCCATGATCTTCAGCTGCACCaaaaactgggggggggcagacaaaataaaatggggggcacacaaaataaaatggggggggggggcacagcggtGTGGgcggtgccccccagccccaaaccgcccccccccctcacctccacGTCCCTCTTGAGCTTCTCCATGAAGTCCCTGCGGGCGGCCTCGCCCACGTAGACCTTCTCGTTCTTGTTGAGGAAATCCACGTCCTTCAGCGTCGGCAGCTCCTTGCCCtgcgccgggggggggacaaacGTAGAAcgcccccccccgacacccccgGGCTCGCTgacgccccccccagcccctgacccccccccccaacaaaatAAGGGGGGTCACCCCGCTCCTTACCTTCTCCTTATCGCTCGCCTCCCGCGACACGAGGGAGCCCTggatattttgggggggggggggaaacaaagGGTGCTGTGAagcggggggcttgggggggagttattttttcctggggggggcagcggggcgggggccCCCCGTTACCTTCAGGTCGTACTTCCTGTGCACGGCGAGGCGGTGGCTGAAGGTGTTGCGCATGGCCAGCAGGTAGCTCTCCTCGCTCTCCACGCTCGCCCGGTACATGCCCAGGAAGCGGGGCAGCAGCGTGCTGCCGTGACACTGCACCACGTACTGCCACGGGGGGCGGGGCTCAGGACcatcctgacccccccccaaaattaatttggcccccccccagcccgtaCCTGGTGGTAGTGGGCCAGCAAGCCGTGCACGTCGGCCACGTCCTCGCTCGACAGCTCCTTCACCACCAGCGTGCGGTCGAAGGAGAGCAGCAGGCGCCGGTCGCTGCCCTCggcgtgggggggggctgcgtgtCAGCGAGGCctgcggggggcacggggggagggggcggggttaacgggcccccccccggggttaacgggacccccccgcccgccccccgggGGGATAACCTGGTAGTCCTGGTCGTCGATGCCGAAGCGCTCGCGGAGGTTGCGGAAGACCTGGGGGCAGTACTCCTTGAACTTGAAGTGGCTCGGGAGGTTTTCCCTGAGGGCAGGGGGACACCGGGTAACGTCAGCAACCCCCCCGTTACCTCCCGGGGGGCTCCGGTAACCTCCCAGGGGGTCTGGGCAcctccccgggggctgcgggtgcctcccgggggcctggggggtctGGCtacgtctgggggggggggtccgggtgCCTCCTGGGAGACTCTGGGTGCCTCCCGGGGGGTCCAGTAACCTCCGGGGGTCCGGTCACCTCTGCGGGGGTCCGGGGGTCTCAGGGCACCCGCCGGAGGGGGCCGGGCACCTCCCAGGGGTCCCGGTCGCCTCCCAGGGGTCCCGGTCGCCTCCCAGGGGTCTCCGGTTCCCCCCGCGGTGGTTTCCagtcccccccccgccccccggtgCCGCTCACCGGTTGAAGAGGTGGTTGTTGACCTTGATTTTGGAGCTGGCCTTGAAGTCGTCGGGCAGCAGCATGACGGGCGGCGGGACCTGGCTGAGCTCGTTGATCTGCGGGGAACGGGAGGCGCGGGGGGGTCTCTCCGGTTCCCCCGGTTCTCTCCCCGTTACCGCAAGCCCAGAAACACCGGGGGAGGCAGGGAACGACGGAGCCCCGCGGGCCCGGTAAgcggaagggggggggggggggcagcgcggggcccgGTCGCGGTCCCGGTTCCGTTTCCGGTCCCGGTTCCGGTCCCGGTTCCGGTCCCGGTGCCCGGCCTCACCTGGTGGTTGACGCCCCAGGCCAGCACGGCGAGCAGCGGGTCGGCGGCCCGCGGCACCTTGACGCGCTGCGGCACGAACcgcttctgcttcttcttcgTCTTGGTCCGCggcgctcccggccccgccgccgccgccatggccgcCGCTTccgcccagccccgccgcggcgACGGAAGCCGGAAGCCGGGAACCGGAAGTGGCCTCGCGCTCCTGCAGCCTAGCGGGGGTCACGTGGGGCGCAAGGAGTCGGTCCGTGCCTTATAGCGGTCCGGGTGCCCCTCCTGCACCGCTTCCGGGCGTTCCGGGGTCGCCCTATGGGCTCTATAGGGGTCTGCGCGCCCCCTATAGGGCTGTTCCTATaggggtgtccccatgggggTGCCCCGTGCTCTGAGGGGGGGCCGGGTCCTCTGCACAGGGCTCCGTCAGTGCCTGTATGGGCCTGCACGCCCCGTATGGAGCCCATGGGGTCTGGTCTGGGCACTTATAGGGGTCCCTGGGCACTTATAGGGGTCTGTGTGCCCCCTATAGGGGTCTGTGTGCCCCCTATGGCTGTCCGTGTGCACACTGGAGGTGTTTGTGTGCTCTCTATAGGGGTCCTTATGCTCCCTATAGGGGTCCACATGCTTCTTATAGGGTCTTTGTGTTCTCTATAGGAGTCTGTGTGTTCCCTATAAGGATCCGCATGCTCCTTATAGGGTCTTTACCCTCTATAGGGGTCCAGGTGCACCCCATGGGATCTACGTTCTCCCTATAAGGGTCCCCGTGGGCTCACATGTTCTCTACAGGTACCCAGGTGCTCCCTATACGGGGGCCGCGTTCTCTCTATAGGGTTTATGTGCTCCCTATAGGGGTTTGTGAACGCCCTATAAGGAATCTTGCTCTCTCTATAGGGGTCCATGTGCCCCATGATGGTGTCCGTGTGCTCTCCATatgtgcctgtgcactctctgtaggGGTGCCACACGCTTCTTATAGTGTCCGTGTGATCCCTGTTCAGTGCCCTGAGCCCCCTATAGGCTCCGTGTGTTCCCCTATAGGCTCCGCGTGCCCCCCTATGGTGCCTTGTGCCCCCTATAGGCTCCATATGCTCCCTATAAGCTCCATGTGCTCCCCATACGGTGCCCTGAGCCCCCACAGGGTGCCCTGTGTCCCCTACAGGCCCCGTGTGCTCCTCATAGGGTGCCTTGTGCCCCCTATAGGCTCCATATGCCCCCTATAGGCTCCGTGTGCTCCCTATAGGGCTCCGTGTGCCCCCCCATACggtgcccccccgaccccccagtcccccccaagtctccccaaccccctccagcccccccacgCCGTCTCCCCATAGGGTTCCCTGAGCCCCCTATAGGCTCCATACGCTCCCCATATGgcgtccccccagccccccctgaccccctgccccccgcccccccttgatccccctccccctccccccgaccccccacGCCATCTCTCAGCGTCTCAGCCTTTATTGGGTGGCTCCAGCGTGGCCCCCCGCAGCGGGGGCGCGGGGACATGCAgcgcttgggggggggggggggggacacacgtcggggggggcacggcctcgctgccccccccccgattatttagggggctgggggggcccggACATTCCTGCAGGTATCGGCTTTAAGGCATCTCGaagcggcccccccggccccggtgatgccccccggggggggtcgtgaagggggagggggtcgtggaggtggggggggtcttttgggggggggggcgtctttttgtggggggggccctggggacagggcgAGCGCGGTGGTGGCGAGCACACGGGGCATGCGGAGCGGTGCTGGGGTCCTGTGGGACCTGCGGGGGGGGAAAatagggctgggaggggggcacagggcatggacccccccccactcccctgaaccccccccgaccccccccccccaaggaacacagccgggggggctgcaaggggtccccagggggccacaagggatgggggggtctggggggctcaggggatggggggcagagatggggggcttgggggggtccccaagagggaggggtctggggggcacgcaaagggggggggcacccaaatgACATGGGGGGATCCCAagaattgggggggggctggggaaaTTGGGggtggggaaatgggggggcagcgggggtgggggcagatggggggacccgggggggggggcggtgacctcggggggcacgggggtttTGGGATGGGGGGGTCTTGAGGGTTGCGGGTGGGGGGACCCCGAGGATATAGGGgtggtggg
Protein-coding regions in this window:
- the PIP4K2C gene encoding LOW QUALITY PROTEIN: phosphatidylinositol 5-phosphate 4-kinase type-2 gamma (The sequence of the model RefSeq protein was modified relative to this genomic sequence to represent the inferred CDS: inserted 3 bases in 2 codons) → MAAAAGPGAPRTKTKKKQKRFVPQRVKVPRAADPLLAVLAWGVNHQINELSQVPPPVMLLPDDFKASSKIKVNNHLFNRENLPSHFKFKEYCPQVFRNLRERFGIDDQDYQASLTRSPPXHAEGSDRRLLLSFDRTLVVKELSSEDVADVHGLLAHYHQYVVQCHGSTLLPRFLGMYRASVESEESYLLAMRNTFSHRLAVHRKYDLKGSLVSREASDKEKGKELPTLKDVDFLNKNEKVYVGEAARRDFMEKLKRDVEFLVQLKIMDYSLLLGIHEAGRPEEEEDGEEEEEGGGAGGGGGRTRAGGAAGSYGTSPEGIGAYFNCHRPXAPGEFDPAIDVYAIRSAEGEGGGGRPRQEVYFMGLIDVLTQYDARKKAAHAAKTVKHGAGAEISTVHPEQYAKRFLDFITNIFA